The window tacgtacccttgtagatcgacaacggaagcattaacttggttgatgtagtcgtacgtctccacggcccgaccgatcaagcaccgaaactacggcacctccgagttctagcacacgttcagcttgatgacgatccccggacttcgatccagcaaagtgtcggggaagagttccgtcagcacgacggcgtggtgacgatcttgatgttctaccgtcgcagggcttcgcctaagcacacggctaagaatatgatcacgtggatcaacttgtgtctctaggggtgccccgtgcctccgtatataaaggctcaaagggggggctggccggccaagaggtggcgcgccaggaggagtcctactccttctgggagtaggactcccccctttcctagttggaataggattcacggaagggggaaaagaggagagagaggaggaaggggggccggccccctctccttgtcctattcggaccaagggggggaggggcgcgcggcccatctatggccacctctcctctcttccactaaggcccactaaggcccatatacctcccggggggttccggtaacctcccggtactccggtaaaatcccgatttcacccggaacacttccgatatccaaacataggcttccaatatatcaatctttatgtctcgaccatttcgagactcctcgtcatgtccgtgatcacatctgggactctgaacaaacttcggtacatcaaaatgcataaactcataatataactgtcatcgtaaccttaagcgtgcggaccctacgggttcgagaacaatgtagacatgaccgagacacgtctccggtcaataatcaatagcggaacctggatgctcatattggcttctacatattctacgaagatcttttatcggtcagaccgcataacaacatacgttgttccctttgtcatcggtatgttacttgcctgagattcgatcgtcggtatcccatacctagttcaatctcgttaccggcaagtatatttactcgttccgtaatacatcatccgcaactaactcattagttgcaatgcttgcaaggcttcaatgatgtgcattaccgagagggcccagagatacctctccgacaatcggagtgacaaatcctaatctcgaaatacgccaacccaacatgtacctttggagacacctgtagagctcctttataaccacccagttacgttgtgacgtttggtagcacacaaagtgttcctccggcaaacgggagttgcataatctcatagtcataggaacatgtataagtcatgaagaaagcaatatcaacatactaaacgattgggtgctaagctaatggaatgggtcatgtcaatcagatcattcaactaatgatgtgatcccgttaatcaaatgacaactctttgtccatggttaggaaacataaccatctttgattaacgagctagtcaagtagaggcatactagtgacactctgtttgtctatgtattcacacatgtattatgtttccggttaatacaattctagcatgaataataaacttttatcatgatataaggaaataaataataactttattattgcctctagggcatatttccttcactttgctacaaaaaggattgggccaccttgctgcactttatttacttttgttacttattgctcgttacaaattatctcatcacaaaactatctgttaccacttatttcagtacttgcagagaataccttgctgaaaaccgcttatcatttccttctgctcctcgttgggttcaacactcttacttatcgaaaggactacgatagaccccctatacttgtgggtcatcagcccacAAGAGTAACACAACTAGGTGACAACAACATGGTGAATTGTCGTTATGGTAAAAAATTTGCAATGTATTACGAAAAACATCTATAAAAGCAAAGAAAAACAGTTAGCGAAACAAAAAAAGTTTTGAAAAGTGCCTAAATATATAAGTCCACAAGAATTCACCTCAGTGGCAAACACAACCTTATTTATTGATATCTATGGATATATTAGTTAGATGATAGCATTTTTTATCAGTGCCTAAATATATTACTAAAACTGCAACATACCCTCCTAACTTACTAACTTTCATGGTTTCATCGAACACGTGCACTCAACACAATTGTAATTATGTCAAGTAATGAATACAAAACTCTTGGGGTCTAAACGAACTAACATTGACGTCCCGCAACTATTGTAACCAAGTCTTCTGTCAGTTTGTATCGTGATCCTTGTTTTCTCTTAGAAGCATGCATCCAtgagacaacaacaacaacatgctGCAAGACTGGACATGAGAACATATAGCAGAAGTCAGGAATCAACTATCATAACAACAATATACTATAGCATCTGCAACGAACCGATGAACCAAAGTGCAAAAAAAGTTAATAACAAATGAAAAATCAAGAGGACGAAAGTTCAAATTATTGTCTTAGCAAGTTTCTTGCCCGTGATATCCGATCTGTATGCAAAGGCATGAAGAAAAAGGTAAATTAGAAGGTACATAGGTGAAAATTTTAGTTGCTATGCAAAAACATACAAGGACAAAAGATGATGACATCAACCCACTAATTCTTGGTTCCATGATTGTTAAAATAAAATTTTGTAGCTCAAACCCTCCGCTAGTTCCACAATCTACTTTCAGTGCTGCCTTTATATCGATGTTAACTTCAGCTATATTTCACTTAAGTATGTATCGAAAAACTCTTTCCGCAAATGTTTGTTAGCACGCAATAAGTAGCTAGTTAGCTATTTTGTAACAACTTACCATATAGTCGTACTACTATGGTGGCAACTACTTCAGAACAAACTAATGAGTACATCTTCAACATGATGTTCTAGGCAGGCTGGTATGCACATCACCATCGCGGTGATACTACACGCGTTTACAAATTTGATGTGTATGTTAATACATATAATAACATATTAAAGGAGTAGTTACCATGTCATTTCATCGCACCGACAAGGTGATAATTAATACTAAAGCAGGATAATTACATCACATAGTAAGTTTCCAGCGAATGGCGTGGCAAATGTGTTGTTGTCATGGTAACTACACACAACATCAATGTTAGTACCATCTCTTGTAAGTGCATCACCATCATGGTGATAGCTAATACaacatcaccaatgtcatcactaTGGTGGTGGTAATTTATTTCTACAAAGGAGTGACTAGCTGATAGTGTTTGTGTTGTAGCACATCCTTATAACTTTGCACTCACTTTCACACTTGTGCCGCAGACTCGTCATCAGTGTCATAAATTAAGCAAGTAAACTGTATGACAATGCTTTAATATCAAAAAAGAGTGGCAACTTCATAAATCACTGGGtgataactttttacgacgaaaacAATATTCCcaaaacatggatgtatgatatctAGTTTTGAATATCTCGCTGAAACAGAGCCAAATATGAAGACACGTCACCGGTGCACAATTTATGAGTTGTTTTTTTTAAGTTAGAAATAGTATTTAATATGGTGCAATGCTTCCTCTATTGTTACTGTACTCAGTAACAACAGTTATTCATACATCACACCCTTCGTGTCATTTTATTTCACATATCAGTTTTGTCtttaactttcatttttcttttgcgGATATTGTCTTCGACCCTCATGATACCATATCAATATTGTTAGATCCATCATGGGGTATATTTTTTATATTAAATGTTGATATTTTTAACATAAATTTGGTCGAGTTTTATAAAGTTTGACTCAACCAAAAACTAATAATATCCAGAGTAAAAAAAAGACGTACTCCCTCTGCTCACAAATATATTAGCTTGTCTTTTTCTAAATTGAATGTATAGAAGCACATTttggtgtgtttgttcactcatattGTACATAGTCTTACATTGAAATATCGAAAACATCTTACGTTCGTGAACGGAGAGTATTTGGCTAGTTTCTAATTACTAATGTACGTTGATCAGGGGGCAGTGTTGGCTAATTAATGGCGTCCTAGTTCGTCATCTCGCATACACGTATGGTCTCGGTCTGCATAGGACAGACCCAGACGTGTTCCTGTCTCAAAGGTAGCACATCGTGGCCCCGTTTTCCCGGTACCTCGTGCCCATCCATTTACCATTTCTGTTCTGACGTTTCCTGACAGTTGACACCATGCAATCACCATCTGAATTCTTAACTCAAGTCGCAGTTTTGAAGCTGTCAACCGATGACCCGAGGTGAGGAGAGGTGAGGTTGCGGGTACGTACCATCCCTGGGCGAAGGACGGGCCCTCGTGCCggtgcggcgggggcggcggcggctgcgcgtACGGCGGGTACGGCTGCGGCGGCGGGTACCCGTAGGGCTGCGCGTACTGGTGCGCCGGGTACGCCATCGGCGGCGGGTACGGCTGGACCGGCGGCGGCGGGTACGGTTGGCCCGCCGGCGACGGGTACGGCTGGCCCGGCGGCAGTGGCGCGTACTGCTCGCGGTTCTGCTGCTGCTGCGGCGACGGCGGGTACTGCTGGTTCGACGGAGGAGGGTACGGCTGGTTCGGCGGCGACGGCGGGTACGGCTGGCCCGGCGGAGGAGGGTACGTCTGGTTCTGCGGCGACGGAGGGTACGTCTGGTTCTGCGGCGACGGCGGGTACGGCTGGCCCGGCGCCGGCGGGTACGGCTGGTGCTGGTGCTGGCTCTCCTCGACGCCGGTCTTGGCGTACGGGTCCATCGGGTACCCTGATCCGCGACCACGTTTACATGTGTCAAATGTCAGTGCGAATACAAGAATCAATCaaaattttaaaacacaaaaaatgcCGCAGAAAAAAGGTATAACCGATTTCGTGCAAACTGTCGGTCGGCGACAGTTCGTTCTTCTTTGGAATTAACAACGCAATGTCAACGAGATTTAGTCAGTCCGCGTGATTTTGATAGAATAAAGAAGAGATCGGAGCATGCATTCACGACGTACCGTTGAAACGGGTAAAATTTAACGGGCTCTGACGAACACAATTGAAAACtaggacgacgacgatgatgatgatgagcacgtctcaccTTGAGGGGGAGGGGCGCCGACAGGGGCATGCGGGTTGTAGTAGCTCATcggcgacgacgaagaagaagaactagtatTGTTTTTTGAACAAGAAGTGAAGAAAACGAAGGGAGATTGTGGTGCTTGATCCGGAGGAGGGGAGGCTGCCGGTTGTTGAGGGAGACGAGCAGACGAGACCGATTTGGAGGGAGGAAGCTGCGCAAGTGATGTGCTGCTACTCGCCTATTCTAGGGAAGCATGCAAGCATTTGCATGCAGAACTAGCCCGGCCAGTACATGCAGACCAAGAGCACCATTTACGGCTGTTGCTTTGTTTGAATTTGCTACaaagcatcgaccaaattatctgtTCGGGGTCTCGATCATATCCTCTCTAACGGGGTCATTTTTCTCCTGTCCGGCCTAGCGGCAATGCCGGGAGTATCATCAATTTCAGACGAGCGACCCGAGAATGCATGCAGCCTTGCACTGGCatggttaggccaactccaccgcgcaatCCTAAACGGACGTTCGTTTTGTTCGATTTTTGTCTTTTTGGGTAGGGATTTCGGGTCGTATCCGGGTCTGTCCTGAGATGCGGTGGTCGTGCGCCCAGCGCCCGGCCGCATccttttgccccatcctgtccgcgtctatttaaaaaaaaaaggacgtttcaaatgccaagcccCAGTTCACGACCCGAGTTCATCACGtcggcaacaaagccagcggcctacacgaccatcgccggcaacacagccaacgGCCGGCAACACAgtcagcctccaaaatgaatagttgtcCTCACCGGCAACAcaaccagcggccggcaacacagccggcctccaaaatgaatgttttttcGCCGGCACACTACCAGCGGCCCAGcgggcgggcggcacccatgccagcctccaaaaagaacggccacgccgatcggacgacctagttcaggccttcggcgtcgagcatctccttctgcttggcctcgaaccaggccttcgtcttgtcgctcatcttcgacaagtccacgctcatgatcgcaagggccacctccttcgctttggtggcggcattggtggcctcgatgtcgagctgcctctgcctggccttgacgttgtcggcctcgatgtcgaaCTGCCTTTGCCGGGCGGCCTCttccatgtcgagctgcctttgtcgGGCCGTCTCCTTCATGTCTATCttcctcttcttggccgcctcctccatcttaAGCTTCTGTCGTTGgaggtctaggtattgcttcatttgctcgtccttgctttgccgctccttctcgtccctcacatccttatgtgacatcatgccatgcaaagtctcatgcaaggccatggatgaggtgtcacgtatgtcgtccacctttgagttggtcttgcccctcggcctcttcaacgcctcgccatccccacctccggcgaacttgaccgtcttcttgcctctcttcctttgaagTTCACGGTATTGATCCTTGAACTGAGGGCAATTATTGATgatcgtccaacaatgcgtaagagtgaatggcttgtcattgtgccgggccttaAATGCCTCCAaattgaaatgcctacaccacatgatcaacaacaagtgaacatgcaaacatatacacgACCGAAGTCTCATGGCCGTAGTAAGGGCTAGAAAGAGAAAAACATACCATGTCTccaacgccgagaccactcacgggccgtgcttcaacgctctcaagtgcggcacaatacttgttgcactcttgttggatgaacaaccatcttTTTTTAATCGAAccgatgccacggttgcttgtaatttggtagggctcaaacatcttcctttcatggaatgttttgtggactctcgtccaaaaaacaatgcccttttgttgcgcgccggtccttggatcttggctaatctccatccaacattggcaaatcattgtcctcatcttgtgtatatgaaccGGTGCGAATGCTCTTCCGCTTtttttgtgcttccgctctttgggtgagctcgtctaTGAACAATGGAGCGCCACTAATAtcaacatcattggcttcatcttcatcttcaccttcgacatagatgtcatcgtcttcatgccacgaatcaccatggtcgtagtcagcacggtcgtcggcctcttcatcgggcacgtactgggcgcggccatcctgactttgggtctcatcggggtcgtaggcacggccatgcccaccctggaagatcacgtcctccatgtactggttgtagaaggggtcgtccaCCGTCGGCGTTGAGGTTGGCATTTCGTCAAACAACACGCGGGGGGCCAGCATGGTGCCCGTGAACGGTGCACGCGcctgctttctttgcatctcgacggaaggccgcccgccgctgctggacccaggcgTCACGTTGAGGTTGATGACGGCCGCGGGGCGTGGTGTGGACAGCGCGAACAAGCCCACGTCCGGCGACGCCGAGAAACGGGTATGGCCGTCGTGCCTGGGTGGAGGAAAGCCGGGCGACATGGGCCGGCGCGCgacgtcggcgactggcagtgcgtaggccgggcgaccgacgagTCTGTGCTCGCCGGGCCGACGGCCGCTGCATGGAACCCCGTCggacggcccatgccaagcatgaggatggtgtgtgctttgttgacgaggtcctccttctcgtcggcagcggccttgcgccgcgcggcctccagctcctcgcACTGGGCGACAaacttggccgcggcggcattCATCTTGACGGCcgctctccgttccctcctcttcgccgatttcgcgtccaacttggcgatctcctccgacgtgtactccgaccgcggcttccttggcgctTTCTTCTTCACCTTTGCGGTCGGGTCGATGGCCAGGCCGCCGGAACtcggcggggcgtcggccatggacggaggagagagggggggcggGAGGGACGTGGGAGAGTTTGGGGGAAATGGCGCCAAATGGCCGTCGGGGGGTTTTTGGTTTctcccaccgacaggcgggccaggggaggacaagcgtgcgcgtcccgcccgtccgcgcgctgtccgtttcaccccaaaaccggCGCAAGTTTGGGTcaaggatgggtcgaaagcggacacaaaacggacaaaagtccgtttgctctTGCGCGCTGGGCCGCCTTTTTTGTCCATTTTATCTCAAACGGATGGGGCCGGATAGGATaggatcgcgcggtggagttgacCTTACATGACGCCACAGTGCCCATGGGAGAACAAAACGAAACGATTCCAGCCGCGGCTAGGCAGGCCATAGCACCAGTGCTAGCTCCGATCAGTCCATCAGGTTAACGAGGCCAACGAATCTTTCGGCGCATCACGTGCCCCTGCACGTACGTAGAGCATATGCTGCGCCAGGAATTTTGCCCTCCGGGAGCTATCTATGCAGGCACTTTCCGTGTCGACTTTTCTTGTCTCGGAAGCTAGGCTACCGAGCTACCACACGCCTGCTGCAGTGCAGCGTCGCCGTCTCCAGACGGACAGGCAGATACAGATACCAGCTGCAGTGCATGGGCATGGCGATCACGTCGCCGGTCAAGTTCGATCAGGTCAGGTCAGGTCGGGTCAGTCCCCGACCCATCTCCCACACGCCATCTGTCCCTCCATCCATGCATCGTCTGAAGCACCGCCGAATCCCTCCCTGGCTTTGTCACGGAGCTGATCAGATCAGCCCAGAGACCAGGCAGGCAGAGCAAACCGGGGCTTTTCCCTGCGGAGGAGCGAGGGAGATCAGACTATCAGAGATCGCCGTGCACGTGTTGGATGATAGTCTCTGCTACACGTGCATGATGGCTGCTCAGCGCTTGGCCCGGCCGCTGTTCAGATGCCCAAACGAGCAGGCCTCTGACTggagatcgatcgatcgatcgatcaatTGAGCATCCCGATCTTTCTCTCCCGATCAAAAGAGATTGAGCCTCCCGATACGTAATAATGTGGGAGGGCTCGCCGCCCGGGACGCTCGACCCACGGCTCGAGCAGTTTGATCGCGTGGTCATTTTGGTTCTCGAGGACCAGTCAATAGTCCATATCATCCGTCACGTTACACACTTTTACACCCAGTGACCCATACTTGCACAGTTGCTACTACTACCACTAGGCATCCATCTGGAGCCGCAGCCACGCAACATTTTACACATACATACACACAGAGAGAGACGGAGCCGTGCGTCTGATCCGGCCGTGTACTACTCCGCTTCAGTCTCGCCCTTCCGCGATGCTCTGCAGGGCCGGCCGCCACTGCCGGCCGAGCCGCCTGCCGAGCGCCAGCCCGGGCGGCAGCAGCGACTCCAGGTcgcagtcgtcgtcgtcgtcgtcgaggccgGGCTCGGACGCCGCGACGCCATTGTTGTCGTTTGTTCCTGCCTTCGGTACGCGCCCGGAGCTCGGTGCGGCCGCGGCCTCTTCCTCCTCCACCGACTGGCGCATGATCTGGAATAAGGGAAAAAGCGCAGGGTTGGTGACACGGCCGTTTCGGGGCATTAACTAGTTCGGACAGCGATGACGAGGACTGGCAGTCAATTCGGCGCAGATATTGGTACGAGCCGCGATGGATCGGCCCATGATCCCCGTCGATGGCGACCGAACGGATCACCAAAGATTTGGGCCGAGCCGGTGGTTGCAATGCATGTGCCAGTGAACATTCGGAAGCTAGGAGAAGCATGCGAACGCACCTTTGCGAGCGACCGGTCGGATTCCTCGCGCACGACGCCGgcgtcggcgccgccgccgccgctgctgccacgCCGGCGCCTGGGCTTGGCCGGCTTCGTGGGCGCCGCCACCTCGTCCTTGGCCTTGACCATGACGCGGCTGAGCTTGACGTGCCGCTTCGTCGCGAACTCCTTCAGCACCTCTGCTCGATCGATCGCCGCACAGCACCAATCAATGGAGAAGATCTCGTTAGTTACTCCTCGGCGGGAATAGAATAGGGAAGAAGATACTGGCAAATAATGGAGCACGGTGACACCTAGAACGCCAGCTCGCCCCAGAAAGTTATTACGGGTAAAGCTCCACTTAATCCGCCGCTCGAGTAGTCAAAAAACGGCATTTAATCGGACGGCGAGAGGCGGGAATCGCAGCTTAATCCCTCCCTCGCCCGTCGCAGTCGAAGGTACGCACGTACACGCGCAACAAGTTGACGCCGGGAAACATTTTCGGCGCGGCGTCCCAACGCAAGCGATCGGAGGGGGCGGCGGGAGCGAGCTTGGAGGCGGCAGACGCGACGTACCTTCGAAGCTGACGAGGCGGTAGACGCGGCCGAGCAGGAGCGTGTCGTCGGGGCGGAGCAGCTTGAGGTGCTTCACGGGCGGGGCGCCGCCGGGGCCCTCGGAAGACGCGGCGTGCGGGGcggtgatgacggcggcgacgtAGTGGCCCGGGTTGGCGGCCATGACCTCGCCCGCCGGGAGCGACCAGTAGGCCAGCTCCGTGCGGCCGCTGGCCGGGTGCTGGATCACCACCGCCGCCGCGTCGGCCGCCTGGCAGTTACCCATGGCTCTGCACACGCCGGCGTCTGTTCCCTCGTGCGTTCGAGAGGCGAGGGGGTCGGGAGGTCGGGGGCGGGCGAGTGACCGTCGCAGGTGGCAGCGGCGACCGTTTTATAACAAGGCTGGTGCCGTCGAcgccgatggagagagagagagatacgtgCGGGTGCGGCCGGCTACTCTGTGTGACCGAAGTTAATTATTGGAAGTGGTGGTATTTCCCTCCCACCCGGCGGGTCGACGCCTAACTCGACCGGGCCGGTGTGCC is drawn from Triticum dicoccoides isolate Atlit2015 ecotype Zavitan chromosome 4A, WEW_v2.0, whole genome shotgun sequence and contains these coding sequences:
- the LOC119284764 gene encoding uncharacterized protein LOC119284764, which encodes MGNCQAADAAAVVIQHPASGRTELAYWSLPAGEVMAANPGHYVAAVITAPHAASSEGPGGAPPVKHLKLLRPDDTLLLGRVYRLVSFEEVLKEFATKRHVKLSRVMVKAKDEVAAPTKPAKPRRRRGSSGGGGADAGVVREESDRSLAKIMRQSVEEEEAAAAPSSGRVPKAGTNDNNGVAASEPGLDDDDDDCDLESLLPPGLALGRRLGRQWRPALQSIAEGRD